A single region of the Populus nigra chromosome 2, ddPopNigr1.1, whole genome shotgun sequence genome encodes:
- the LOC133682718 gene encoding vacuolar protein 8 yields MVEDRGKEVLVDIQSVEDWLSHAQELVPVALDKAREVKGFPGRWKMIISKLEQIPSRLSDLSSHPCFSKNALCKEQLQAVSKTLKEAIELAGLCMGENYGGKLRMQSDLDALSGKLDLNLRDCGLLIKTGVLGEATLPLAVASSSTEPDAAIHSNTRELLARLQIGHLEAKHRALDTLVEVMKEDEKAVLAVLGRSNIAALVQLLTATSPRIREKTVTVICSLAESGSCENWLVSEGLLPPLIRLVESGSTVGKEKATISLQRLSMSAETARAIVGHGGIRPLIEICRTGDSVSQAAAACTLKNISAVPEVRQNLAEEGIVKVMINLLDCGILLGSKEYAAECLQNLTASNDSLKRAVISEGGIRSLLVYLDGPLPQESAVGALRNLVSSVSTEMLISYGFLPRLVHVLKSGSLGAQQAAASAICRVCTSSEMKKLVGEAGCIPLLIKLLEAKSNSVREVSAQAISSLVSLSQNRRVVKRDDKSVPNLVQLLDPIPQNTAKKYAVASLASLASTKKCKKLMISYGAIGYLKKLTEMDIPGSKKLLERLERGKLRSLFSKK; encoded by the coding sequence ATGGTGGAAGATAGAGGGAAAGAAGTTTTGGTTGATATTCAATCAGTTGAAGACTGGTTATCTCATGCGCAAGAGCTTGTTCCTGTGGCCCTTGACAAGGCCAGGGAGGTTAAGGGCTTTCCTGGTAGATGGAAGATGATAATTTCCAAGTTGGAGCAGATCCCATCGCGTTTATCAGACTTATCAAGCCACCCTTGCTTCTCCAAGAACGCTCTTTGCAAGGAGCAATTGCAGGCTGTGTCGAAGACGCTCAAAGAAGCAATTGAATTGGCAGGCTTATGTATGGGTGAGAATTATGGGGGTAAGCTTAGGATGCAGAGTGATCTTGATGCGTTATCTGGTAAATTGGATTTGAATTTACGAGACTGTGGGCTTTTGATTAAGACTGGGGTGCTTGGCGAGGCTACTTTGCCTTTAGCTGTGGCTAGCTCATCAACAGAACCCGATGCTGCTATTCACAGCAATACAAGGGAATTGCTTGCCCGGCTTCAGATTGGGCACTTGGAGGCGAAGCACAGAGCTCTTGATACACTTGTTGAGGTCATGAAAGAGGATGAGAAGGCTGTTTTAGCTGTTTTGGGGCGGAGCAACATTGCTGCTTTAGTCCAGTTGTTAACAGCAACTTCTCCTCGTATTCGAGAAAAGACTGTTACTGTAATCTGCTCACTTGCAGAATCTGGAAGCTGTGAGAATTGGCTTGTTTCAGAGGGTCTTCTGCCACCTCTCATAAGGCTTGTTGAGTCAGGTAGCACTGTGGGTAAAGAGAAGGCTACAATTTCTCTCCAGAGATTGTCAATGTCAGCAGAAACAGCCAGGGCAATTGTTGGTCATGGTGGGATTCGACCACTGATTGAGATCTGTCGAACTGGTGATTCTGTATCACAGGCTGCTGCTGCTTGCACATTGAAGAATATCTCAGCTGTCCCTGAGGTTCGGCAAAATCTAGCAGAAGAGGGAATCGTGAAGGTAATGATCAATCTCCTAGACTGCGGGATTTTACTGGGATCAAAAGAATATGCAGCAGAATGCTTGCAGAATCTCACTGCCAGCAATGACAGTCTGAAAAGAGCTGTTATTTCAGAAGGTGGAATTCGAAGCCTATTGGTATATCTTGATGGTCCACTACCCCAAGAATCTGCAGTTGGGGCATTAAGGAATTTGGTTAGCTCAGTTTCTACAGAAATGCTGATATCTTATGGTTTCCTCCCCCGTTTGGTTCACGTGCTCAAGTCTGGATCACTGGGTGCCCAGCAAGCTGCTGCATCTGCAATTTGCAGGGTTTGCACATCAtcagagatgaaaaaattagtGGGGGAAGCTGGGTGCATCCCTCTTCTTATCAAATTACTCGAGGCTAAATCAAACAGTGTTAGAGAGGTTTCTGCACAAGCAATCTCGAGTCTGGTGTCCCTTTCACAGAATCGAAGAGTAGTTAAAAGGGATGATAAAAGTGTGCCAAATCTAGTGCAATTGCTCGATCCAATCCCACAGAACACTGCAAAGAAATATGCTGTAGCTTCCCTTGCATCCCTTGCTTCGACTAAGAAATGTAAGAAGTTGATGATTTCATATGGAGCAATTGGATATCTCAAGAAGCTTACTGAGATGGACATCCCGGGCTCAAAGAAGCTACTTGAGCGACTAGAAAGAGGAAAATTAAGAAGTTTGTTCAGTAAGAAATAG
- the LOC133683063 gene encoding peroxisomal membrane protein 11D has protein sequence MSTLDATRAELALVVLYLNKAEARDKICRAIQYGSKFLSDGQAGTAQNVDKSTSLARKVFRLFKFVNDLHGLISPVPQGTPLPLVLLGKSKNALLSTFLFLDQIVWLGRSGIYKNKERVELIGRISLFCWMGSSICTTLVEVGELGRLSASMKKLEKELKEGEKHHNEQYHAKLKKSNERSLALVKSAMDIVVAVGLLQLAPKKVTPRVTGGFGFVSSLISCYQLLPSPQKSKTT, from the exons ATGAGTACACTCGATGCAACTAGAGCAGAACTGGCTCTTGTAGTTCTGTATCTGAATAAGGCTGAAGCCAGGGACAAGATTTGTAGGGCAATTCAATATGGTTCAAAATTTTTGAGTGACGGACAAGCTGGTACTGCCCAAAATGTTGACAAATCAACCAGCTTAGCTCGGAAAGTTTTCCGTCTTTTTAAG TTTGTCAACGATCTGCACGGTCTTATTAGTCCAGTTCCTCAAGGGACCCCCTTGCCTCTTGTTTTATTGGGAAAG TCTAAAAATGCGCTGTTGTCAACTTTCTTGTTTCTTGATCAAATTGTTTGGTTGGGTAGAAGTGGAATTTACAAG AACAAAGAACGTGTTGAGCTAATTGGCCGGATTTCCCTTTTCTGTTGGATGGGATCCTCAATTTGTACTACTTTGGTTGAG GTTGGGGAGCTTGGGAGGCTTTCTGCATCAATGAAGAAGTTGGAGAAGGAGCTTAAGGAGGGTGAAAAACATCAT AATGAGCAATATCATgctaaacttaaaaaatcaaatgaaaggtCACTAGCCCTTGTCAAATCAGCCATGGACATTGTAGTTGCTGTTGGGCTACTTCAATTGGCACCCAAGAAAGTCACTCCTCGAGTTACAGGAGGTTTTGGGTTTGTTAGCTCTCTTATCTCTTGCTACCAG TTGCTTCCATCGCCACAAAAGTCTAAGACAACTTGA